A genomic region of Magnolia sinica isolate HGM2019 chromosome 6, MsV1, whole genome shotgun sequence contains the following coding sequences:
- the LOC131249141 gene encoding uncharacterized protein At2g39795, mitochondrial, translating into MWKRALSAGCLCALRPQLTLARRHASSTSSVSSAVDSILLRSLKEHYLEVSKMSPPPKVNPPSPFSVVKGALDNDGPVLRRSYGDEEITISVMRLASIIPGGGDDEDDDGINQLFLHVDISKPGRKERLHFLCGLYPDAMGIHSISMRPTLKNSSSQFVRVPSTYQGPAFQDLEEKMRDALHGFMEERGLNESLFLFLQAWLYVKDHRNLMRWFKTVGTFINEHKAV; encoded by the exons atgtggaaGCGGGCCTTGTCGGCAGGGTGCCTGTGCGCCCTACGCCCCCAGCTCACGTTAGCGAGGAGGCACGCATCCAGCACAAGTAGCGTCTCCTCCGCTGTGGACTCCATCCTCCTCCGTTCCCTCAAAGAGCATTACCTTGAAGTCTCCAAAATGTCGCCGCCTCCAAAGGTAAACCCTCCGTCTCCTTTCTCTGTCGTGAAAGGCGCGCTCGACAACGACGGTCCGGTCCTCCGTCGATCCTATGGCGACGAGGAGATCACCATCTCTGTCATGAGACTGGCCAGCATCATCCCCGGTGGCGGTGATGACGAAGACGATGACGGCATTAATCAGCTTTTCCTTCATGTCGACATCTCGAAGCCTGGGCGGAAGGAAAGGCTCCACTTCTTGTGTGGTCTCTATCCCGACGCAATGGGAATTCACTCCATTTCCATGCGCCCAACACTCAAGAATTCCTCCTCACAATTCGTCCGCGTTCCGTCCACGTATCAAGGCCCTGCTTTTCA AGATCTTGAAGAGAAGATGAGGGATGCCCTTCATGGATTCATGGAGGAGCGTGGTCTGAACGAAAGCCTCTTTCTATTTCTTCAAGCATGGCTTTATGTGAAGGATCACCGGAATCTGATGCGGTGGTTCAAAACTGTGGGAACCTTCATCAATGAGCACAAGGCAGTTTGA